A stretch of DNA from Synechococcus sp. PROS-9-1:
AAGTATTGAATTAGCTGAACTCAATACTGCTTCTCTATCTGCATTGTACTCTGACGAGACAGAATGAGAGAGTACATCATTTATGATCTTTTTTGTTCGAGCTTTTTGTTGTGGATCATCACTGAGTAGAAGGCATCCACTATCACCAATAACTTGGGTAATTTTTTGCCAAACAATTTTCACAGCGGGTTGCTGCTGTGATGTAACCAATACTTTTTGCCCAAGGCTCATTGCCACCAAACAAAGAGCTGAGATTGTGAAAGACTTACCAGTTCCGGGTGGCCCCTGGACATATGAAATATCATTTTGAAGCGCATTAATAACAGCCTGCTTCTGCTCTACTGAAAGCTGATAAGGTATATTAGAAAAACATTCATAAATACTATTTGAAGCAATCTTTGGATGATGATTCTGGAACTCTTCCCCAGAGAAAACTGTATTTATGAGCCTAAAAAGTGTATTCATATCTTAGCTATCCTGACTTTTGAACAAGCCTGATATATCTTGCAATGCGGTATAGGTGTTTAGCCCTGCAGGAACTGGTGCACTAAAAATCCAGTCGCCACCAACATAAAACAATCCTGTTTGATTTGCATCCTTCAACTTAGTCGCTTTATTTGCAGACACCCTCGGCGAAGGAGAATACCCTAAGTCCATCTGCAGAACACTTGCAATAAAATTAGAATACTTCTTGCTAGCAACATTTATATCGTCAATGCAATTTGGATCAGTACCCTCAAGGGTCTCCTCGAGGTCTCGAATAACCTCCAGAGGACGTAACCCATTACCTAATTCAAGACTCAAAGGCAGCGTAGATGTTGTTTCGTTGAACTGATTCAATAGTTCAGTAGCCAAATCATAATTTAATACCCATTCATCAATCTCACATTCTCCGTCTTCTTCAAATTGAAGTCTTCCGTAAATCAAAGGTGCAGCGACAAGAAAATCCTTATCTTTTTTGATGAGCTGCGAAGGGACTACACCAGCGATGATGCCTGCAGCACAGAAGATTGCGTTCCCTTCTTTCTCCTGCTGCATTTCCAGACGATAACCCTCAATTCCTTTCCCTTTTATTTCTTCCAGAGTCATATTTGTAATTCTTGAAAATCTAGAGTCATCCTTTCTACGGGTATTTAAAATTAAAATACTGCTGTAGTTGCCAGCCGATGACCGAGAACCAAAAATTATTTTTCTGCTCATATCTTTTAGATAAAGCAGATAGTTTCTCCCAAGAGTTTCATCCATAACTAGGTAACTCCTAAATCGTGATCAAGCTTTTAAGTGTTTCAGAAACATAGGATAACTCCTTTGAGTTCTTCTTGATTTGATCCCCAAGCTGCTCATGACTTTCTCGAAGCGAGTTCGCCAGTTTTTCATATACCTGAGAATTTTCTTTAGTTAAGGCAGTCAGAGAATCACGAAGAGTACGAAGAGCTCTTTCGTTTGTCTCGCTAGCAGTTATCAATGCTTGGCTGATACCTGTAAAAGTCTCAACTGACCTCTCTTGATCACTTGAGATTGCACTCAGGCTTTCCGCAATTGAGTCAAAACCTTGTTTCTGGCTGTGAATCGATTCTACGACTAATTGCGATGAGTCTCTAACAGCAGATTCCAGAGCAGCTTGAGAATCTTTTAGCTTTTTTGATTCAAAAAAAACCATTAATGCAAATCCTGCAGTGACAGTTGGATTCACTGCCAGAAGAAAAATTTGTAGGGGATTCATGTCGGCCAGACTCTCACCTCAAGCTAATTCCTACTCCACCTAGCGTCAGCACACCTGCAGTAATAGGAATTTTCTGCTACACACAATATTGCACCTATAGCTAGGCATACCCCACTCTGGATGAAGACCCTGCCTCGCTAGTTGGTGTGCAGGCTGCCAGGAAAAGCCAAGCCAGCTCTCCGTCAGAAACGGTGATTAACCCAACCGCAAAGAAGAACTATCGCCAGGCTCAGCAGCAACGTAATGACCTGTCGTCCCAGATGAACTGTGTCCGAGGGTTGCTTGAAGCGTGAAGACATCGACACCTCTCCTGATTGCATGAGTCGCATGGGTGTGGCGGCAACGGTGCGGGTGGAGCCGGACGTTTGCTTCCCGTCCCCACATCGCCATGCGAGCAGCAACTGCCTGACGGGTCAATGGGCCATCTCTCCTATCGGAGGGGAACAGCCAGCCCTCAGGCTCGCCGCGGCCCAACGACTCGAATAGATCCAGCGTTGCTGAGCTGACGCGAATGGTGCGGGGTTTGTTGCCCTTGCCCAAGAGCCGAATGTTCCCGCCCTCCTCCAAACGCTCAATGTCCTGCCAACAGAGACGGCACAATTCAGAGACGCGACACCCCAACAAATAAGACCCACGCACCATCACGTAGTCACGCGCCGCGATAGCTGAACCCTTTAACTTCTTGGCACTAATTACACCAAGAACTGATGTCAGATCAGACTCAGATAGCGGCTTGGCCAGCTTTGGTGCCGACATTCCTGTTCTTTGGGGGATTGGGTTCCGCGGCACTCCTGACACAGCTGATCTCGTAGGTTCCGCAGCCCAGCGATAGAGCGCGCTGACGGCACTGATCCGTCGATTAAAAGAACGCGGCATCAGCTCGCCACCCTCAACTAGTTCCCGCAGTTGGGACACCCAGTCCTGAACAAGCGCAGGGTCTAACTCCCTCAGGTGCAGGTGGGGATGGTGCTTATCCCTCCAGCCTGTGAAATGCCTCAGCTCTCGCCGGTAACCATCCTTGGTTTCCTGAGAACCAGTGCGACTGCACTGACCAAGGAATCGTTTTAGGAGGAGCTTGTCCCCCCAGAGGACAGCACCTGCTTCTGCGGCATCAAAAAGACGGCTGACGTAGGCCAATGCCTCAGCCTTATCCAGCCCAGCGAACACCGCCGGGATTTGTCTGGATCCGTTGTCTGGATGGCTCTCGGGCGCCTGTGGCGTAATTCCGAGATTGCTTCCGACGGAACGGTTTGAGGGGGGCTTCCACCCCCATTCAGTCACTTGGGTGATAAGGCTGACTTCACCCCATCTCCCTTAAAAGGGTCAGGCAGCAACAGGGGCTGCTTGACGGGAGAAACGTACGATGTTGTTCGCAGTTACGGGATTTGCTCTTACCGAGCAGGCTTCAGTCACCCTCCTTATGCCCCGTCGAAACCATTGCAGCCCCGAAGGGAGAATGGAGCTGAGCGGAATCGAACCGCTGTCCGAAACACCGGTGTGGACCACCTAGTCCGTTCAAGAACGGACTTCGTTATTCTGGCATCAATGTCTATAGCTGGCGTCGATCTCAGAAGAGGAAAGCGCACCAGTTCATCGACGAAATGGCACATCAACAGAGCAGACGCTAAAAAGCCAACAATTATTACCAGCGCAGGACCATTTCAAGGACGAATTCATCAACATAAAGTCAACGATCAAAGCCTAACTATCTTAAAAGTTTCGACTCATATACTCCCGCCTCAGAATCTCTCTCGATGCATTTCTTGCCATCAAACTAGGCAAAAGCGGGCAAAAACAATTAATACAACAGTCACCATGCAGGCTTGATATAAAAACCAATTTAGAGCTCCTGCGCAAAACTGCCGTCTCTTTTCTCCAAGAAATCAGATGTCCACGATCCTCTCTGGACTTATAACCAAGATATGAGACTTATGCTCAGATACCGTGCCAATCAGCAGGCATAAATTCAGGCGTCGTGGCGAACAGAAAGCAAGCAAAATCTGAGCGCATTAAAGGCGTCTCCGTACTTCCTCAAGGCTTAGAGGAAGCAGGAGTGGCTGAGCTTCTGGCCTTAGGGGCTAAAGCGGTAAAACCGCTACGTAGAGCGGCCGCATTTGAGGCCGACATGGCTTGCTTGTATCGGCTTCATTTGCAATGCCGTCTTCCGTTTCGGTTGCTGCGGGAAGTAGCCCGATTCCCATGCGATGGACGCGAGTCGCTGTACTCAGGGATTCAGGAAGGACTGGACTGGGAACGCTGGCTGCATCCCTCGATGAGTTTCCGAGTTGATGTCACCGGCACTGCTCCGGGCCTCAATCACAGCCACTACTCCGCACTTCAGGTCAAAAACGCGATCGTTGATCTACAACGCAACATCTGGGGACAACGCTCCTCGATCGATCTCGAAGACCCCGATGTTTGCCTGCATGTGCATCTCGATCGAGAGGGTGGGGTGCTGAGTCTCGATGGATCGGGCGGCAGTCTCCACCGCCGCGGTTATCGCGCAGAAATGGGGGATGCTCCACTAAAAGAGAATCTCGCTGCTGGTTTGATCCGCCTAAGCGGATGGACAGGAACCACTCCGCTCGTGGATCCGCTCTGTGGTTCAGGGACCCTGCTGATCGAGGCAGCCTCTCTAGCTGCAGGACATGCCCCAGGGCTGAACCGCAGCTTTGCCCTTGAAGGCTGGGCTGATTTTGATGACGACCTCTGGAAAGAGGAGAAAGAGCGAGCGTTCAATCGCCAAGAGCAGGGGCAATTCCAGCCGGTGATCATTGGCTGCGAGCAGGATCCATCGATTGCGAAACAGGCTCGCAACAACGCAGAGGCCGCTGGTCTTTCCCACTTGATCTCCATTCAAACGGGAGATTTCAGAGATCTCCAGCTTCCAGAAGGACCAGGAACGATCGTTTGCAATCCTCCTTACGGATTACGAATCGGAGCCGATCAGGATCTTGAGGCGCTTTACGGCGATCTCGGTGCAATGGTGAAAACCCAGGCCTCTGGATGGGATTTCTGGTTGCTCAGCGGCAATGCTGGCGTCACGGGAGCCCTCCGGATGAGAGCGTCCCGCCGCATCCCGATCAACAACGGCGGACTCGATTGCCGTTGGCTCCATTACCAAGTGCGTTAACCGTGATCGATCAACGCCCCATCACAGCGCGAGTGGTTTTGGACAAGCCTTCAAGGGTCTGGGGCAAGTAAGGGCCCTTCGCCAGCTGTCCTCCAATCCGCAAGCTCGCACCAGCAATCACCACATTAAAAACAGCAAGGGCGAGCAACGACTGCAGCAACGTCCACTTGAACGCGGTCAACGACCAAACAACAAAAGCCGTTTCAACAGCCACAAGAGCCAAGAGCATCAAGGTTCCGCCCATGGCCAGAAAGACACCTCCACTAATGAGGCGACGCTTTTCTCGATCGACTTCCTGCAGAGCAATGCGGACGTGAAGGTCCATCACCGAACTGGCCAACGCTGTCACTCGAGCCGCAGCTCCAAGGCCTCGTGGGCGGCTCTCTTGAGATCGGTTTGAGTCACTCATCAGGAACGACGACCTCCCATCAACAGGGCACCCGCCAGAACTCCAACTCCTGCAGCAATAGCTATAGAAAGCAACGGCCGTTCACGGACGGGGCGTTCAATCTTGGGCCGGAGGGTGGAATTGAGCTCATCCAGCAGCTGCTCGAGTTGCTCTTCTAAAGGCTCAAGCGTGTCAGCAAAACTGCGCACGCCCTCACCAGGCTCATGCATTAAGTCTTCGAGCTGGTGCTGCACGGTTTGCACCGCCCGATCGCCTTGGGAAGCGATCAACTGCACAACATCATCGAAACTGCCCCGTGTTGCTTGCAAAGCTTGATGCGTCACTTCGGGCCAACGCCGCTGGATCTCGGGGACGAGAGTCTCGAAATGATCGCGAAACCGATGCGCGAAATCCTTTTCTTCCGCTTGGGATGGAGCTGAGTCCATGGGTAGGGGTAACGCCTTTCTCAGACTAGAGATGGTGTCTAGAAGATGAAACCCATAACAGTGCAACTGTCTCGATATCTATTCCTAGAACACACGAATGCTCCAGATGATCCGGCCTGCCGGCATGTGGATTTACTCCTGGAAGATGGCGAAAGCTGCCGCACCTGGCGTCTAGACAGTGTGCCCCTTCCAAACGGCCCCAGCCTCCAAGCCACCTCTTTAACAAGGCACCGCCTGGTCTGGCTTGAGCGGACTTCAGCGGCTGTGTCTGGTGGACGCGGTTGGGGACGCCGAATTCTTGGTGGCACCTTCCGCGGGGACTTACCCGACAACCCAGGGGGTCTGATCAAGATCGAACTTCTTGGCACTGCAGCCCTCGGCTTTCCAGACCCCCTGACCCTCGAACTGGCCGATGGCGAATGCAGGCTGCACTCATCAGCTGATGACAGACCAGTACAAAGCCCTTGAGCTTTTCAAAGGCTTAGCTAATTTTGGTCCGCTGACAGCTGTGTCACCTGTTGGTCCATATCAATCAAGTCGGACTGACCCACTTCAAGTCCTTCGGTGGGGCGATGACCATCCCCCTCGAGACCGGTTTCACTGTGGTGACCGGTCCGAATGGTTCTGGGAAGAGCAATATTCTCGATGGCGTCCTGTTTTGCCTCGGTCTAGCCAATAGCCGCGGCATGCGTGCCGATCGTTTACCCGATCTGGTCAACAGCGGCATGCTCAAGGCTGGAAAGTCAGCAGAGACCACCGTCAGCGTGCGTTTTGATCTGAGCGACTGGCAGCCAGATGCAGCAGAGGAGGGTATCGAACCTCCTGAAGATGGTCCCTGGATCCAGGCTGATGCCAATGAATGGACCGTGACCCGCAAGCTGCGTGTGATGCCTGGAGGCTCGTACAGCAGCACGTACAGCTCAGACGGAGAGCCTTGCAACCTGCAGCAGCTGCAAACCCAGCTGCGCCGATTACGCATCGATCCGGAAGGCAGCAACGTTGTGATGCAAGGCGACGTGACTCGGATTGTCTCGATGAGCAATCGGGACCGCCGCGGCCTGATTGACGAGCTGGCGGGGGTCGCACTCTTCGACACCCGAATCGAACAAAGCCGCCGCAAGCTCGACGATGTGCAAGAGCGGCAAGATCGCTGCCGCATCGTTGAGCAAGAACTGCTCACCGCGCGCCAACGACTTGAAAAGGACTGCGCGAAAGCAAGGGCCTATCAAGAGTTACGCGATCAAGTGCAGAGTGGCCGCCAGCAAGAGCTGGTGTTGGCCTTCGAAGCGGCTGAAGCAGAGCTGAAACAGCTCAAAGCCCGCCAACAACAGCTCAGCGAACAGGAGATCCGCGACAGCGCGGCGATCACCGAGAAGGAAGCAACCCTGTCTGCAGAGGCCACACGCCTCCAAACCCTTCAGGAGAGCGTTAAGGCTCTAGGCGAAGACCAACTGCTCAGCGTGCAGGCTGAATTAGCCGGTCTCGATCCCCAGAACCGCGCACTCGAACGGCAAGCCACGCAACATCAGCAAGAAGGCGAACGCTTACAAGGGCTGCGACAGAGCCTCAGCTCTCGCCGGCACCAACTTCAAGCAGACGGGGAAGGCCTCAAACAAGCCAACAACCCAGAGGTGCTTCAGGCAGCAGAGCAAGCCTGCCGCGATGCCGAAGCTGCCGTTGAAATCTCGCGTCGACGCCTCGGCGATGTCGCCGGGCGATCTGGAGCATGGCTCGATGAGCAACGCCAACGGGCAGCCCGCCGCTCAGACCTACAGACCACGCTCACGCCTCTTCAGGAGGAGCAACAGCAACTGCAAGAGCGGTTGCGTCAGGACGAAGCCCGTCAAGCCGAGATACAGCTGGAACGTGACGAAGCCGGTGCCGAAGACCGTGAGGTCCAAGACCAGCTTGAGCAACTGGAACAGGAGTGGCAATCGCTGCTGGAAAGCCTGCGAAGCGGCAAAGAGCAGCTTCAAGAACGTGCTGAAGCTGTAGCGGTTCAACAACGCACCCGCACCAGGCTTGAACAGGAACAGACCCGCCTGGAGCGGGAAATCGCCCGCTTAGAGAGTCGACGGGAAGCCCTACAGGAAACACGAGGGACGGGAGCCTTACGCCTCTTGCTGGAGGCGGGACTCGATGGAATCCATGGAGCGGTTGCCCAACTTGGCGAAGTTGAAGATCGTCATCGCCTGGCCCTAGAGGTCGCGGCCGGAGCACGCATGGCCCAGGTGGTCGTCGATGACGACAGGATTGCAGCGCGTGCCATCGACTTGCTGAAGAGCCGGCGTGCGGGCCGTTTAACGTTTTTGCCCCTCAACAAAATTCGCTCCCAGGCCGCAGGTGGTGGCGCGGCGATGGCCCGTGGCCGCCGACCGGAGGGAGGCAATGACGCCGGCCTCATCGGTCGAGCGGTGGAGTTGATTCGCTACGAGCCGATCTATGCCGACGTCTTCGGGTATGTGTTTGGCGACACTCAGGTGTTCAGCGATTTAGGCAGTGCTCGGCAACAACTCGGGCGTTTCCGAGCCGTCACCATCGAAGGCGAACTGCTTGAAAAAAGTGGCGCGATGACGGGAGGAAGCTTCAGCCAACGCAGCGGTGGGCTGAGTTTCGGGGTGAGCAGTGATAGCGATGAGGCCGAGCCCCTCCGGCAGCGGCTGCTCGAGCTCGGCGAGACCCTGGCGGCTTGCAGACGCGAAGAAAGCCGTCTGCTTCAAGCTCTCGAGCAAGAGCGTCCTCTCCTGAGACAACTGGAACAGAGGCAAGCGGCTCTGGATGCGGAGAGAACTGCGGCCAAGCGAGCCCATGGACCACTGCTGGAGCGCTGCCGCCAACGCAGTGAACGCCTCCAGAGCCTTCAATCCAACCGCACGGAACAGGAGCAGAGGCTTCAAGTTCTTAAAACCACCATCACCCCTCTGCTGGACGAACTCCAGAGAATCTCTACGGAGGAAAGAAAGGTTCAAGCCGAGGCCGATGCCGGGAACTGGCAACAACTCCAGGCCGAACTCGAACAGTCGGACAACGCCTTGGAGCAGGCCCGCCGCCATCGCGATGATCGCCTTCAGCATCAGCGTGAACGCGAACTGGCACAGACCCGAATCGGTGACCAACAACAAGCCATCGAAGAAGAAGAAAACAGTCTCCAACTAGCCGTCACAGCACTCGCTGAAGCGCATCAACGCTGGCGTGATGAACAAAAGGAGTTGCAAGAACGTCGCCAGACGTTGGAAAGCCAGCAACAAATCCTCCAAACCAAATTTGGGGAAGAGCGTCGCGCTCGCGATGCAGCAGAGGCTTCCGTGGCCGATCTGCGTCAGAACCTCCAGCAAGCCCGCTGGGAACTTGAACGCTTGCAAGAGGAGCGTCAAGCAATCCAAGAGCAACTGCGCAGCGGTGGAATCCGCTTAGAGGAGCTCAAGCCAACACTGCCTAATCCCCTTCCAGAGATCCCAGAAGAGATCCGCAATGCCGGCCTCGAGGCGCTGCAGGACCAGCTGCAGCAGCTTCTGAAACGGATGGAAGCTCTTGAACCGGTCAACATGCTGGCCCTCGAAGAATTAACGGCGCTGGAAGAAAGGCTTGGAGACCTAGGCGAACGCCTCGATGTGCTCAGCCAGGAGCGCGAGGAACTGCTGCTGAGGATTGAAACGGTGGCCACACTCCGGCAAGAGGCGTTCATGGAAGCCTTTCAAGCCGTCGATGGGCATTTTTCAGAGATCTTTGCGAGCCTGTCCGAGGGCGACGGCAAGCTGCAGCTGGACAATCCGGATGATCCCCTCGAGGGAGGGCTCACCCTGGTCGCTCACCCAAAAGGCAAAGCCGTGCGCCGTCTGGCAGCCATGTCTGGTGGGGAAAAGTCA
This window harbors:
- a CDS encoding tyrosine-type recombinase/integrase, yielding MTEWGWKPPSNRSVGSNLGITPQAPESHPDNGSRQIPAVFAGLDKAEALAYVSRLFDAAEAGAVLWGDKLLLKRFLGQCSRTGSQETKDGYRRELRHFTGWRDKHHPHLHLRELDPALVQDWVSQLRELVEGGELMPRSFNRRISAVSALYRWAAEPTRSAVSGVPRNPIPQRTGMSAPKLAKPLSESDLTSVLGVISAKKLKGSAIAARDYVMVRGSYLLGCRVSELCRLCWQDIERLEEGGNIRLLGKGNKPRTIRVSSATLDLFESLGRGEPEGWLFPSDRRDGPLTRQAVAARMAMWGREANVRLHPHRCRHTHATHAIRRGVDVFTLQATLGHSSSGTTGHYVAAEPGDSSSLRLG
- a CDS encoding class I SAM-dependent RNA methyltransferase, with protein sequence MANRKQAKSERIKGVSVLPQGLEEAGVAELLALGAKAVKPLRRAAAFEADMACLYRLHLQCRLPFRLLREVARFPCDGRESLYSGIQEGLDWERWLHPSMSFRVDVTGTAPGLNHSHYSALQVKNAIVDLQRNIWGQRSSIDLEDPDVCLHVHLDREGGVLSLDGSGGSLHRRGYRAEMGDAPLKENLAAGLIRLSGWTGTTPLVDPLCGSGTLLIEAASLAAGHAPGLNRSFALEGWADFDDDLWKEEKERAFNRQEQGQFQPVIIGCEQDPSIAKQARNNAEAAGLSHLISIQTGDFRDLQLPEGPGTIVCNPPYGLRIGADQDLEALYGDLGAMVKTQASGWDFWLLSGNAGVTGALRMRASRRIPINNGGLDCRWLHYQVR
- a CDS encoding phage holin family protein encodes the protein MSDSNRSQESRPRGLGAAARVTALASSVMDLHVRIALQEVDREKRRLISGGVFLAMGGTLMLLALVAVETAFVVWSLTAFKWTLLQSLLALAVFNVVIAGASLRIGGQLAKGPYLPQTLEGLSKTTRAVMGR
- the smc gene encoding chromosome segregation protein SMC, which gives rise to MTIPLETGFTVVTGPNGSGKSNILDGVLFCLGLANSRGMRADRLPDLVNSGMLKAGKSAETTVSVRFDLSDWQPDAAEEGIEPPEDGPWIQADANEWTVTRKLRVMPGGSYSSTYSSDGEPCNLQQLQTQLRRLRIDPEGSNVVMQGDVTRIVSMSNRDRRGLIDELAGVALFDTRIEQSRRKLDDVQERQDRCRIVEQELLTARQRLEKDCAKARAYQELRDQVQSGRQQELVLAFEAAEAELKQLKARQQQLSEQEIRDSAAITEKEATLSAEATRLQTLQESVKALGEDQLLSVQAELAGLDPQNRALERQATQHQQEGERLQGLRQSLSSRRHQLQADGEGLKQANNPEVLQAAEQACRDAEAAVEISRRRLGDVAGRSGAWLDEQRQRAARRSDLQTTLTPLQEEQQQLQERLRQDEARQAEIQLERDEAGAEDREVQDQLEQLEQEWQSLLESLRSGKEQLQERAEAVAVQQRTRTRLEQEQTRLEREIARLESRREALQETRGTGALRLLLEAGLDGIHGAVAQLGEVEDRHRLALEVAAGARMAQVVVDDDRIAARAIDLLKSRRAGRLTFLPLNKIRSQAAGGGAAMARGRRPEGGNDAGLIGRAVELIRYEPIYADVFGYVFGDTQVFSDLGSARQQLGRFRAVTIEGELLEKSGAMTGGSFSQRSGGLSFGVSSDSDEAEPLRQRLLELGETLAACRREESRLLQALEQERPLLRQLEQRQAALDAERTAAKRAHGPLLERCRQRSERLQSLQSNRTEQEQRLQVLKTTITPLLDELQRISTEERKVQAEADAGNWQQLQAELEQSDNALEQARRHRDDRLQHQRERELAQTRIGDQQQAIEEEENSLQLAVTALAEAHQRWRDEQKELQERRQTLESQQQILQTKFGEERRARDAAEASVADLRQNLQQARWELERLQEERQAIQEQLRSGGIRLEELKPTLPNPLPEIPEEIRNAGLEALQDQLQQLLKRMEALEPVNMLALEELTALEERLGDLGERLDVLSQEREELLLRIETVATLRQEAFMEAFQAVDGHFSEIFASLSEGDGKLQLDNPDDPLEGGLTLVAHPKGKAVRRLAAMSGGEKSLTALSFLFALQRFRPSPFYALDEVDSFLDGVNVERLAALIARQAEQAQFLVVSHRRPMIGASKRTIGVTQARGAHTQVVGLPDAA